The nucleotide window TGGGTTTTAAGTTGCTAGTACTAACTTGATTACTTGAACTGATAGTTATTTACAGGTTTATGCATGGTCGGATTGAATTAAAAGAAGATTTTTATGTTTGGATGAATATGCTTTCCATCATAATGATTCTTGCGCCTATTCTTGTTGTTTTTAACTGTAACTTTTGAAAAAAATACCTTAGACTTATTTCGTTCAAAACACCATCCACTTtatttattgttttcttttgttcATAGACAAAAAACAAGAAGCTTTTTCTAGATGCCAAGTGTCATTGCGAAAAAGTTAATGCTGACTAAAACTTTTGGTATTTCACTTTCATAGTTGGATGAATTAGAAGGTTTGTGTAAGCATCATCTTAAGTAGAGAAAAGGTCAACATTTTTCTTTAATTTGGTTGTCATatctattttatatatatactttttcttGGATAGTGAAAATCTATTAGATCTATAATGCAGTATAGAGATTAACAATGGAAATAAATATGAAAACTGTCATACAATAAGCAAGAAATAGGGATGACAAAGTTTAATCTGAGAAATGCCATTATTTGGAACATATTTTGCACCTTCAAGAATGGTTTCATTATAATCTGATACTTTCCAGGCATGTTTTGTTATTTCATTATTATTCATGATTTATTAACATATAAGCCTGACTGATGATGGTTGTTTAATCGCATTGTTTCCTGAGAAAGAAAACAATATTATCATCATGTTCACAATATCCTTTTCTGAATCTTGGCAAATATTTACCAATTTACTCATGATCACTTGCTTTTATCCTTGGGAAGCGAGTTCAATACATGCATGAATGGGTGATTTTTTTTCCTTAGGGAAGCGACTACAGGTTTCAGTTCTAGAACGCAACTATGCTGTTTAAATTTTGACCTTGAGAGGTTAGCTCAATCCATTTAATTCATGAACAAATATTCTCTCTTCAAGGCTTAGTTGAATGCAATTGTGAATGAATAGAGCTATTTTTTTTAATGACTGGGAAGGTTGTTTGTTACCACTAGATTTGTGATGTTGCCTGTTGTACGATTGACCCAAAGTGAGTCTGCAGTGGAGAGTATGTCATTGTATTGGCAGTTATTGCCTGCAAACAAATATAGATTTAATATAATGAGTGCCTCTTGGAGTTTGAAGGTCTTGTTTTAGATATTGTATTTACGTTCAAGGTTAAGTAACAAAGATGGTCTATGTTGGGCTCACACAcctatcttctttttttctcatctTCTTACACACTGTTGTCTTTCTGTCACTCATTCTTTCTGACCTCTTACTGAACTTAGAACAAGGAATTCTCTGACTGCTTATATAGTGATCATCGTTGGTATCATATGaattgattgatgattttatcagCAACATGCTGGAAgataaagtgatcttaagataagAGAATGAATTGCTTATAAACATTGCTATGATATAACAGGTGGCTCACCGAGCTGCCATCAGTCTAGGAGAAGTGTTTGTTTTTTCAACCGGGAGTTCATCATTTTGAACATTTTACTATTTTTTGGTTGCTATATATTAAGTCTAGGGTGGTGTTTCTTTATTGTGGCTGTATTTTCAATATTCTTTCATGTATATCATGTTGTAATACTAAACTGAGTTATTATGGAGAGCATTTGCACCTCCATGACACAAACAATCTCTTTGTTTGCCAGTCacacttctctggtttgcatctgtttgcattttgtttccacTGCAATTTTTGGATTTTGCTGTTCTTTTAATCACAATGATTTGTTCATAAAACATGCAGGGTTATGTGATTTATCGTGTCCGTGTTAGACGTGGTGGCAGGAAGAGGCCAGTTCCTAAGGGTATTGTGTATGGGAAGCCCAAGCATCAGGGTATCACCCAGCTGAAGTTCCGAAGGAACAAACGGTCAGTTGCAGAGGAAAGGGCTGGCCGTAAGTTGGGAGGCCTCAGGGTGCTGAACTCTTACTGGGTTAATGAGGTCAGATGGCTTTGCTAATTAGATAGTTATATTAATCTTATGTTCAAGGCTTTTTAGCTTTGGTCATAGACCTTTATATTTTTGTGTTTATCAAATTAATTAAGGTTCTGTATTATTATGTTTTGTAGGATTCAACTTACAAATATTACGAGGTTATCCTCATTGATCCGGCTCACAATGCGATTCGCAATGACCCTAGGATAAACTGGATCTGCAAGGGTGTTCACAAGCACCGTGAGCTTCGAGGACTCACTTCAGCTGGTAAGAAGTACCGAGGCCTTCGTGGCAAAGGTCACCTTCATCATAAGGCCAGGCCATCTCGTAGGGCAACCTGGAAGAGGAACCAGACATTGTCCCTCCGCAGATACCGTTAAGCTTCCTTGATTGGGTGATTTTGTTTGGAATCTGAGTCGGCTTAAACTTGATActctaatcacaacttctctcttGTTAATTTTCTTTTTGACCATGGAAGTTTGCTGAGATGCTAAAGTTCTATAATTATGTACATAATACTTTGCCATACCGTCACATGCCCTTGATTGTTGAATTAGCATAATTTtgctatgatttgaaattatgattgGGATGCTGAAGGTCTATAATTACGTGCGTACATAATACTTTGCCATATCGTCACATGCCCTTGATTGTTGAAttagcataattttgaaattatgattgggCATTCGAGTGTATAAGCTGTGGCTGTGTCGTATATGTTGTTTTGCTTGACTACAAATGCTCGCATCATAAGATTACCTGTTTCTCTC belongs to Musa acuminata AAA Group cultivar baxijiao chromosome BXJ3-5, Cavendish_Baxijiao_AAA, whole genome shotgun sequence and includes:
- the LOC135638031 gene encoding large ribosomal subunit protein eL15z-like, encoding MGAYKYVSELWRKKQSDVMRFLQRVRCWEYRQLPSIVRVTRPTRPDKARRLGYKAKQGYVIYRVRVRRGGRKRPVPKGIVYGKPKHQGITQLKFRRNKRSVAEERAGRKLGGLRVLNSYWVNEDSTYKYYEVILIDPAHNAIRNDPRINWICKGVHKHRELRGLTSAGKKYRGLRGKGHLHHKARPSRRATWKRNQTLSLRRYR